One genomic window of Chitinivorax sp. B includes the following:
- the erpA gene encoding iron-sulfur cluster insertion protein ErpA, with protein MNAVTEMPSPLIFTDNAAAKVKELILEEGNPELKLRVFVTGGGCSGFQYGFTFDEMMNEDDTALDKDGVTLLIDPMSYQYLVGAEIDYTEGIEGSQFVIRNPNAQSTCGCGSSFSV; from the coding sequence ATGAATGCCGTTACCGAAATGCCGAGCCCGTTGATTTTTACCGATAACGCTGCGGCGAAGGTAAAAGAGCTGATTCTGGAAGAAGGCAACCCCGAGCTGAAGCTGCGTGTTTTTGTCACGGGTGGTGGTTGCTCTGGCTTTCAATATGGTTTCACCTTTGATGAAATGATGAACGAAGACGACACAGCCTTGGATAAGGATGGTGTGACGCTGTTGATTGATCCGATGAGCTACCAGTATCTGGTCGGTGCGGAAATCGACTATACCGAAGGCATTGAGGGCTCTCAGTTTGTGATTCGCAACCCGAACGCACAATCGACCTGTGGATGTGGTTCGTCCTTCTCTGTCTAA